One window from the genome of Planifilum fulgidum encodes:
- a CDS encoding DUF3870 domain-containing protein: MAKTIMLAGHAKLPQGMAAKSVFETLTITAEIDRKYGVIVQASCTLATDHAQAFIGELLKGYSLLDGIEPVLEAIREAYHGKAKQALVAAAKDLYGQFLLYRDKEAKGRLPAES; this comes from the coding sequence ATGGCCAAGACGATCATGCTGGCGGGACACGCCAAACTTCCCCAGGGGATGGCCGCGAAGAGCGTGTTTGAAACCTTGACGATCACGGCGGAAATCGACCGGAAATACGGGGTGATTGTCCAGGCATCCTGCACGCTGGCGACCGATCACGCCCAAGCGTTTATCGGGGAACTCTTGAAGGGATACAGTTTGTTGGACGGCATCGAACCGGTCCTGGAGGCGATCCGGGAAGCGTATCACGGGAAGGCGAAACAGGCCCTTGTCGCGGCCGCGAAGGATTTGTACGGGCAATTTTTGCTTTACCGGGACAAGGAGGCAAAGGGCCGCTTGCCGGCGGAATCGTGA